One genomic region from Henningerozyma blattae CBS 6284 chromosome 2, complete genome encodes:
- the DUS1 gene encoding tRNA dihydrouridine synthase (similar to Saccharomyces cerevisiae DUS1 (YML080W); ancestral locus Anc_4.350): MSNADVNTTTKVFKMKGRELFNHINKPTKIVAPMVDQSELAWRILSRRYGATLAYTPMFHAKLFATSEKYGKDMWSEYDGDKDIDRPLVVQFCANDPDYLLQAAKLVQDKCDAVDLNLGCPQGIAKKGHYGSFLMEEWDLIHSLIKKLHDNLNIPVTAKIRIYEDKEKSLEYAKMVLDAGAQFLTVHGRIRDQKGQKTGLANWDTIKYIRDNLPKETVFFANGNILYPEDIARGMNELHCDAIMSAEGNLYNPGIFNTDFINDKDKIFPRVDKIIREYFEIVKKYSDKSNASKIAMKSHFFKILRPFLGNHTDIRSKLASLNAKMPFDRWENDVVKPVEDIVEEIFKQEDIKEKDVIIVGEKQMWGGSYRTVPYWRCQPYFRPVNGVTGDKRVIESLKQNVEVERVKRENEIESLKRKSDELVKNETKQVKV, from the coding sequence ATGTCAAATGCTGATGTTAATACTACTACtaaagtttttaaaatgaaAGGACGTGAATTATTTAACCATATAAATAAGCCTACCAAAATTGTTGCACCAATGGTTGATCAATCTGAATTAGCATGGCGTATCCTTTCACGTCGTTATGGTGCAACATTAGCATACACCCCCATGTTTCATGCGAAATTATTTGCTACATCTGAAAAGTATGGAAAAGATATGTGGAGTGAATATGATGGTGACAAAGATATAGATAGACCACTTGTTGTCCAATTTTGTGCTAACGATCCTGATTATCTTTTACAAGCTGCAAAATTAGTTCAAGATAAGTGTGATGCAGTTGACTTAAATTTAGGTTGCCCTCAAGGTATAGCTAAAAAGGGACATTATGGTTCGTTTTTAATGGAGGAATGGGATTTGATTCATAgtttaattaaaaagttacatgataatttaaatattccaGTAACAGCTAAGATTCGTATTTACGaggataaagaaaaatcttTAGAATATGCAAAGATGGTCTTAGATGCAGGTGCTCAATTTTTAACTGTTCATGGTCGTATAAGAGACCAAAAGGGCCAAAAGACTGGGTTGGCCAATTGGGAtactattaaatatataagagACAATCTTCCTAAGGAAACTGTTTTTTTTGCCAATGGTAATATCTTGTACCCAGAAGATATTGCTCGTGGTATGAATGAATTACATTGTGATGCTATCATGAGTGCGGAGGGGAATCTTTATAATCCTGGTATATTTAATACAGATTTCATCAATGATAAGGATAAGATTTTCCCTAGAGTAGATAAGATTATCAgagaatattttgaaattgtcAAGAAATATTCTGATAAATCTAATGCATCAAAGATTGCAATGAAATCTCATTTCTTCAAGATATTAAGACCGTTTTTAGGGAACCACACCGATATTAGATCTAAATTAGCTTCATTAAACGCAAAGATGCCATTTGATCGATGGGAAAATGATGTTGTTAAACCAGTAGAAGATATTGTGGAAGAGATATTTAAACAAGaagatataaaagaaaaggaTGTTATAATTGTAGGAGAGAAACAAATGTGGGGTGGATCTTATAGAACAGTACCATATTGGAGATGTCAACCATATTTCAGGCCAGTAAATGGTGTTACTGGTGATAAGAGAGTAATTGAGAGTTTAAAACAAAACGTTGAGGTAGAAAGAGTAAAAAGAGAGAATGAAATAGaaagtttaaaaagaaaaagcgATGAACTTGtgaaaaatgaaactaAGCAAGTCAAGGTATGA
- the CFF1 gene encoding Cff1p (similar to Saccharomyces cerevisiae YML079W; ancestral locus Anc_4.349), whose product MSKISATVDQGKNVEIIPSKFITNPTTENRQVNENLQQFISQLELIKHPEGGYYKETDRSPFTMEVKEGTRNYSTLIYYLLTPESPTGKLHKNKNRIVHILQRGRGQYVLIQPNGEIKSFKVGFDYANGEISQWVVPGGVYKASFLLENKDFNDGLLISEVVVPGFDFEDHQFMKDNTELIELVGETKASQLEFLL is encoded by the coding sequence ATGAGTAAGATCAGTGCTACTGTAGACCAAGGAAAGAACGTTGAAATTATTCCAAGtaaatttattaccaaCCCAACAACAGAGAATCGCCAAGTTAATGAAAATCTACAACAGTTCATTAGCCAGCTTGAATTAATCAAGCACCCAGAAGGTGGCTATTATAAGGAGACTGATAGATCTCCCTTCACAATGGAGGTCAAAGAGGgaacaagaaattataGTACTTTGatctattatttattgacTCCAGAATCTCCAACTGGTAAACTACACAAGAACAAAAACCGTATTGTTCATATTTTACAAAGAGGTCGTGGACAATACGTCTTGATTCAACCTAACGGTGAAATTAAATCGTTCAAAGTTGGATTCGATTACGCCAATGGAGAAATCTCTCAATGGGTGGTTCCTGGCGGTGTCTATAAGGCTAGCTTCTTATTAGAGAACAAGGACTTTAACGATGGCCTCTTGATAAGTGAAGTCGTTGTACCTGGTTTTGATTTCGAAGACCATCAATTCATGAAAGATAACACTGAATTGATTGAATTGGTCGGAGAGACAAAAGCTTCTCAATTGGAATTCTTACTATAA
- the VPS70 gene encoding putative zinc metalloprotease (similar to Saccharomyces cerevisiae VPS70 (YJR126C); ancestral locus Anc_4.348), producing the protein MDNNNTNIISNGRDKNNDDQPISDYSNQVTRVNDLLNDINANGGTLTPIQDEFLNPTPFENAPLANIDTNLEDDFDADADADEFRPFLQQNNASTSTPANTADEQSFFPVEDDFAVSGTDDVSETDNTTRVRRRGRSNTMFSIRSGIDIVREQLDKDKFVLLILASTFLYIGFMAAFAPRTSLTRTFGWLHGSTFTKAETYRIFLTALQEENKAKYHVHNYATANKNGVHETGDLNTLHYTIDQFTELGFTTKQESYFPWLNINGETQVSLFHGNQMIFNASMIEDCLPSEDPSTCESKPHGYHSYSANGNVTAQYVFCNYGTLKDYKLLLNHDIDIEGKIHIIRNGNLLKGIKVKNAELFGASGVILYSDPYDDGYVTERNGFKPYPEGPARNPSAIERGSVQFLQEISGDPTSPGYPSKYKRTEHISPAGKIPNIPSVPMSAKEIQPILELLNGKGFQLGPGGYIDGFDYFTGPSDENTEVRVYNSQNYEFQKISNVAVEIPGIFAEGEIIIGARRDSLVSDGSSGSNSGSAILLEIARGISSLMKRGWKPLRPIKLISWDGSGPAHLGSTEYVEEYSAFLKRNVLAYLNLDSVIQGSLFMSNANPLLHDVIYEAAKYTSFKDNEDWTLYDEWKKMTNNTVGIIDGISDTNSFQNYLGIPSANFQFKNNGTGDAIWHKNSNFDTYTWLEQFIDPDYKLHNTMAKFVGLVTLTINQNDMIPFKTHSYLLEINNWYKKWENKLINSFPYDDELKELADNVNDIIEIATWTESILFDKITQEIKEDCSRDFPLIQFYKKIDLYMSLLRTNNKLRQLDKLFLTKRGLRDREWFKHSIFEPDKFIGSKGIVLTGLYEAIEGWSRDDAMEWLTILMIQFSNIRMLLQM; encoded by the coding sequence atggataataataatactaatatcaTAAGTAATGGCagagataaaaataacGATGATCAACCTATATCTGATTATTCAAATCAGGTAACTCGAGTCAACGATTTATTAAACGACATCAATGCAAATGGGGGAACTTTAACACCTATACAAGATGAATTTTTGAACCCAACGCCCTTTGAAAATGCCCCCCTTGCAAATATAGATACAAATTTAGAAGATGATTTTGATGCTGATGCTGACGCTGACGAATTCAGACCTTTCttacaacaaaataatGCTTCTACAAGTACACCAGCTAATACTGCAGATGAACAATCATTTTTCCCTGTTGAAGATGACTTCGCCGTTTCAGGCACAGATGACGTTAGTGAGACTGATAATACCACTAGAGTAAGGAGAAGAGGGCGTAGTAATACTATGTTTAGCATCAGAAGTGGTATTGATATAGTTAGAGAGCAATTGGATAAAGACaaatttgttttgttaATATTGGCAAGTACGTTTTTATATATCGGCTTCATGGCTGCTTTTGCACCAAGAACTTCATTGACGAGAACTTTTGGTTGGCTACATGGTTCCACCTTTACCAAGGCAGAAACTTACcgaatatttttaactgctttacaagaagaaaataaagcaAAATACCATGTTCATAATTACGCAACtgcaaataaaaatggtgTTCACGAGACTGGTGATTTAAATACATTACACTACACAATAGATCAGTTTACTGAGCTGGGATTCACCACAAAACAGGAATCTTATTTCCCTTGGTTAAACATTAATGGTGAGACCCAAGTTTCATTATTTCATGGAAATCAAATGATTTTCAATGCCTCCATGATAGAAGATTGTTTACCTTCTGAAGATCCATCAACTTGTGAATCAAAGCCACATGGCTATCATAGTTATTCCGCAAATGGTAATGTAACTGCACAATATGTCTTTTGTAATTATGGTACATTGAAAGATTATAAGCTGTTATTAAATCATGATATTGATATCGAAGGTAAgattcatattattagaaatggCAACCTACTTAAGGGcattaaagtaaaaaatgCAGAATTATTTGGAGCCTCAGGTGTAATTCTATATTCAGATCCATATGATGATGGGTATGTTACAGAGAGAAATGGATTTAAACCTTATCCTGAAGGGCCCGCAAGAAATCCGAGTGCTATTGAAAGAGGTTCTGTGCAATTCCTACAAGAAATTTCGGGTGACCCAACATCACCAGGTTATCcttcaaaatataagaGAACTGAGCATATTTCACCTGCTGGTAAAATCCCAAATATTCCTTCAGTACCAATGAGCGCAAAGGAAATTCAGCCTATATTAGAATTGTTAAATGGTAAAGGGTTTCAATTAGGGCCAGGTGGTTATATTGATGGCtttgattattttacaGGACCATCTGATGAAAATACTGAAGTTCGTGTTTATAACTCTCAAAATTATGAATTTcagaaaatttcaaatgttGCTGTAGAAATTCCCGGTATATTTGCTGAAGGTGAAATCATTATTGGTGCACGTCGTGATTCATTAGTATCTGATGGTTCAAGCGGTTCAAATAGTGGTTCTGCTATTCTATTAGAAATTGCACGAGGTATTTCTTCATTGATGAAGCGTGGTTGGAAACCCTTAAGACCCATTAAGCTTATTAGTTGGGATGGTTCTGGACCGGCTCATCTTGGTTCCACAGAATATGTAGAAGAATATTCTgcatttttgaaaagaaatgTTTTAgcatatttgaatttagaTAGTGTAATTCAAGGTTCACTATTCATGTCGAATGCGAATCCGTTATTACACGATGTCATCTATGAAGCAGCTAAATATACTTCATTTaaagataatgaagattGGACTTTATATGATGAATGGAAGAAAATGACTAATAATACTGTTGGGATTATTGATGGTATTTCAGACACAAACAGTTTCCAAAATTATCTTGGAATACCTTCTGCAAATTTCCAATTTAAGAATAATGGCACAGGTGATGCAATTTGGCATAAAAATTCGAATTTTGATACATATACTTGGCTGGAACAATTTATTGACCCAGATTATAAGTTACATAATACAATGGCTAAATTTGTTGGCTTAGTAACACTAACAATTAATCAAAATGATATGATTCCATTTAAAACACATTCATATCTTTTAGAGATCAATAATTGGTATAAAAAGTgggaaaataaattaattaatagtTTCCcatatgatgatgaattaaaagaattggCAGATAATGTTAACgatataattgaaattgcTACATGGACAGAAAGTATactatttgataaaattactcaagaaataaaagaagattGTTCCAGAGATTTCccattaattcaattttataaaaaaattgatttatataTGTCATTATTAAGAACTAATAACAAATTGAGACAATTGGATAAACTATTCCTAACAAAGAGAGGCTTGCGTGATAGGGAATGGTTTAAGCATTCTATATTTGAGCctgataaatttattggTTCTAAAGGTATTGTTTTAACCGGGTTGTATGAAGCTATCGAAGGCTGGAGTCGTGATGATGCGATGGAATGgttaacaattttaatgattcaatTTAGTAATATTAGAATGCTTCTCCAAATGTAA
- the CPR3 gene encoding peptidylprolyl isomerase CPR3 (similar to Saccharomyces cerevisiae CPR3 (YML078W); ancestral locus Anc_4.347) has product MLRRSIAQQRRLFSSTLSKLGTKVFFEPSVNGKSMGRIEFELYDEVVPKTAENFRALCTGEKGFGYKNVPFHRIIPQFMIQGGDTDLTNGFGGKSIYGARFPDENFVKKHDRPGLLSMANAGPNTNGSQFFITTVECPWLDGKHVVFGEVTKGMNIVKKIESYGSQSGMPKEKIIIEDAGEL; this is encoded by the coding sequence ATGCTAAGACGTTCAATCGCTCAACAACGTAGATTATTTTCCTCAACTTTATCTAAATTAGGTACTAAGGTATTTTTTGAACCATCTGTAAATGGTAAGAGTATGGGTAGAATTGAGTTTGAATTGTATGATGAAGTTGTTCCTAAGACTGCTGAGAATTTCAGAGCCCTTTGTACTGGTGAAAAGGGGTTTGGCTATAAAAATGTTCCCTTCCATAGAATTATCCCACAATTTATGATTCAAGGTGGTGACACTGATCTAACTAACGGATTTGGTGGTAAATCTATATATGGAGCCAGATTTCCAGATGAAAATTTCGTAAAGAAGCATGACCGTCCAGGTTTATTATCTATGGCCAATGCCGGTCCAAACACTAACGGCtctcaattttttatcacAACAGTAGAATGTCCATGGTTAGATGGTAAGCACGTTGTGTTTGGTGAAGTGACTAAAGGTATGAATATTGTTAAGAAGATTGAATCTTACGGTAGTCAATCTGGAATGCCAAAGgagaaaattattattgaagacGCTGGtgaattataa
- the TBLA0B06220 gene encoding ENTH domain-containing protein (similar to Saccharomyces cerevisiae ENT3 (YJR125C); ancestral locus Anc_4.346) encodes MSLEQRFSELAIYDAKKFFRMAENFLFNLTDMESKVREATNNDPWGTSVILMAQINAGTFEINQRADIINMLLNRFLEKNGSQWRQIYKSVLLLQYLLINGSTEFVSEVKLNLTLIKNLMLFEFIDDQGYNQSSKISKATERLIELMTDDHLLNDLREKSKNSKHKIFNNMYATSDTKGMDINSGFSTGGLSISADYDSDDENDSQAGTTDVESFNDEHNIKRIYTDETTDVEDCFNDLVKVKDNENFHDFISMPPLVESLSAPITVSNKNNTSNDEEEFTEYVCSKPVEYKSSSSGAPRSVINIGKQLSNDGSLATERLRSIDIDPFYSLYSAVKQAH; translated from the coding sequence ATGAGTCTAGAACAGAGGTTTAGTGAGTTGGCCATATATGATGccaaaaaattctttagaatggcagaaaattttttatttaatctaACAGATATGGAATCTAAAGTGAGAGAGGCTACAAATAATGATCCATGGGGAACTTCTGTAATATTGATGGCACAAATAAATGCCGGtacttttgaaattaatcaaaGAGCAGATATCATCAATATGCTGTTGAATAGGTTTTTAGAGAAGAATGGATCTCAATGGAGGCAGATATATAAATCTGTTTTACTATTACAATATTTGTTGATTAATGGCTCAACGGAGTTTGTTAGTGaagttaaattaaatttaacgTTGATTAAAAACTTAATGCTCTTTGAGTTCATTGATGACCAAGGTTATAATCAAAGTTCCAAAATAAGTAAAGCAACTGAGAGATTGATAGAATTAATGACCGATGATCATCTATTGAATGATTTAAGAGAAAAATCTAAGAATTCTAAacataaaatattcaacaaCATGTATGCTACTTCGGATACTAAAGGTATGGATATAAATTCTGGGTTTTCTACAGGTGGTTTAAGTATTAGTGCAGATTATGATTCGGATGATGAAAACGATTCTCAAGCTGGCACTACGGATGTAGAGTCGTTCAATGATGAGcataatataaaaaggaTATATACTGATGAAACTACTGATGTGGAAGATTGTTTCAATGACCTAGTAAAGGTaaaagataatgaaaattttcatgATTTCATTTCAATGCCTCCATTAGTTGAGAGTCTCTCTGCTCCTATTACtgtttcaaataaaaataatactagCAATGATGAAGAGGAGTTTACTGAATATGTTTGTTCTAAGCCAGTTGAATATAAATCTTCGTCATCTGGAGCTCCAAGGTCGGTTATAAATATTGGTAAGCAGTTATCTAATGACGGTAGTCTGGCGACGGAAAGACTTCGGTCTATTGACATTGATCCTTTCTATTCTTTATATTCTGCTGTCAAGCAAGCACATTAA
- the BET5 gene encoding TRAPP subunit BET5 (similar to Saccharomyces cerevisiae BET5 (YML077W); ancestral locus Anc_4.345), with protein sequence MTIYSFWIFDKHCNCIFNREWTLSSNTNSGIINAKQNEETSKLLYGVIFSLRSVTRQLSSDSKQSDIKSISTGKYRIHIYCTATGLWFILLSDFKQQYYTQVLQHIYGHIYVKYITHNLLIPSDLAENENEKRGQGVKRITNKNFIKSLETFLAPMIS encoded by the coding sequence ATGACTATTTACTCATTTTGGATATTTGATAAGCACTGTAATTGTATTTTCAATCGAGAATGGACTCTAAGCtcaaatacaaattctGGTATAATTAATGCTAAACAAAATGAAGAAACaagtaaattattatatggtgtcatattttcattaagaTCGGTAACGAGACAATTATCATCAGATTCTAAACAAAGtgatattaaaagtatttCCACAGGTAAATATAGaattcatatatattgtACCGCAACTGGTTTATggtttattttattatcagaTTTCAAACAACAATATTATACCCAAGTTTTGCAACATATTTATGGTCATATATACgttaaatatattactCATAATTTACTAATACCAAGCGATCTGgctgaaaatgaaaatgagaAAAGAGGTCAGGGGGTTAAAAGGATAACTAATAAGAATTTTATAAAGTCATTAGAAACATTTCTTGCTCCAATGATTAGTTAG